A genomic window from Silene latifolia isolate original U9 population chromosome Y, ASM4854445v1, whole genome shotgun sequence includes:
- the LOC141629992 gene encoding uncharacterized protein LOC141629992 produces MEQHIDTLIDNITPEILERNRLKLKVSIVAVRWLTFQHCAFRGHDESLGSLNRGNFLEFIRAIASFSKDVEKVVLENASYTSHQIQQEILSIYSDRIRDVIRNEIGDQKYCIIVDETKDVSKREQMTVGAIENCLLAHKLNIENIRGQGYDGASNMRGEWSGLQALFLKECPYAYYVHCFAHRLQLALIAASRDVISIYQFFSKLTFIVNIIISSAKRHDQLQAAHLAVIERLIELQELETGKGQNQIGTIKRAGDTRWGSHLGSLNSLLNMYTASFSVLQTVIKKGKGAKRGEADKAYDDMTSFEFVLVLHIMIQILGITNDLCQALQRKSQDILNAIHLVSNTKILIQKLRDDGWENLLQQVLLFCNNHEIEVPNMEDHYIYGRGRFRQPKDRVTNLHYFRFDVFNAAIDSQLHELDFRFNDKMIELLSLVGASQQKLATVDNLQSRGFNMVNRCSLCEIALEDHAHLFFNCSFSKDVWQQLLQWMGMHRAGSCLLAELEQANFQSKHNWRMAWFCTSLAAAVYQIWNERNSRLFRGRKVAVTEIVSRVKFLVSTRLLMWTSHKQYSILAASL; encoded by the exons ATGGAACAACATATTGACACTCTGATTGATAATATAACACCTGAAATTCTTGAAAGGAATCGATTGAAGTTAAAAGTATCAATAGTTGCAGTCAGATGGTTGACTTTCCAGCACTGTGCATTCCGGGGGCATGATGAAAGTCTAGGCTCACTTAATAGAGGTAATTTTCTTGAATTTATTCGAGCTATAGCCTCTTTTAGTAAAGATGTTGAAAAAGTTGTCCTAGAAAATGCATCATACACATCACATCAAATCCAGCAAGAGATATTATCAATATATAGTGATAGAATTCGAGATGTTATACGTAATGAGATTGGTGATCAGAAGTATTGTATAATTGTTGATGAAACAAAAGACGTCTCAAAAAGGGAGCAAATGACAGTG GGTGCAATTGAAAACTGTCTCCTTGCACATAAGTTGAACATTGAAAATATTCGAGGCCAAGGATATGATGGAGCTAGTAATATGCGTGGAGAATGGTCAGGTCTACAAGCTTTGTTTTTGAAAGAATGTCCATATGCTTATTATGTTCATTGCTTTGCTCACAGACTACAACTAGCTTTAATAGCAGCATCCCGTGATGTGATCTCTATTTATCAGTTTTTCTCTAAGCTAACATTTATTGTTAATATCATCATTTCGTCTGCTAAAAGGCATGATCAATTACAAGCAGCCCATTTAGCTGTGATAGAGAGATTGATAGAACTTCAGGAGTTAGAAACTGGGAAAGGACAGAATCAAATAGGCACTATTAAACGAGCAGGAGATACCCGATGGGGTTCACACTTGGGATCACTTAATAGCTTGTTAAATATGTATACCGCTTCATTTTCAGTGTTACAGACCGTAATTAAGAAAGGAAAAGGTGCAAAAAGAGGAGAAGCTGATAAGGCTTATGATGACATGACTTCCTTTGAGTTTGTTCTTGTCTTGCACATTATGATTCAGATTTTGGGGATAACCAATGATCTTTGTCAAGCATTGCAAAGAAAATCACAAGATATATTAAATGCTATCCACCTAGTGTCTAATACAAAGATCTTGATACAAAAGCTAAGAGATGATGGGTGGGAAAATTTGTTACAACAAGTGTTATTATTTTGCAACAACCATGAGATCGAAGTGCCAAACATGGAGGATCATTATATTTATGGGAGAGGAAGATTCAGACAACCAAAAGATCGTGTCACTAACTTACATTATTTTCGATTCGATGTCTTCAATGCTGCGATAGACTCTCAACTACATGAGCTAGATTTTAGATTCAATGATAAAATGATTGAATTGCTTTctcttgttggagctt CTCAGCAGAAATTGGCAACTGTGGACAATCTGCAGAGTAGAGGGTTTAATATGGTTAATCGATGTTCTCTCTGTGAAATTGCCCTTGAGGATCATGCTCATTTGTTctttaattgctctttttctaagGATGTTTGGCAACAACTTCTGCAGTGGATGGGTATGCACCGTGCTGGTTCATGTTTACTTGCTGAACTTGAACAAGCTAATTTTCAAAGTAAGCACAATTGGAGGATGGCCTGGTTTTGTACTTCATTGGCAGCTGCTGTTTATCAAATCTGGAATGAACGTAATTCTCGTCTTTTTAGAGGAAGAAAGGTTGCGGTTACTGAAATTGTTAGCAGGGTTAAGTTTCTTGTTTCTACACGACTCCTCATGTGGACTAGTCATAAGCAATATTCGATTCTAGCTGCTAGTTTATGA